The Streptomyces sp. HUAS MG91 sequence GACCGCACGGCTGCCCGCCGCGACCAGGTACCAGTGGTCCTTCGGCGACTTCCAGCGCGTCGACGCCACCACGTGCTGCCCGAACCGGCTGCACGCCGCCGTGTTCCGCGCCTGCCCCACCAGCTCGGCGGGCGCGGTCAGCGACGACGTGGGCGTCCGCAGCAGCAGCGCCACATCGCCCGGTCCGCGCCAGGTCGTGGCGCGCGCGCACATCCACACCGCGTGGCCGCCGCCCTCCGGCAGCTCCTGCTCGGCGAAGTCCCAGGCGTTGACGGCGCGCACGGCGCCGCCCTCCCACGAGCCGAGCCGGCACGCGCTGCGCGCCCACGCCAGCAGTGCCTGACTGCTCGTCGCCTCACGGGGCTGCCGCGCCGGGGGAGTGCCGTGGCCCGGCAGCGGCGTGTACGTGAGGTGCACGGGCGAGAGCCCGCCGAGATCCGCGACCACGAACGCGTGGTGCTCCACGATCCGCGACGAGGACCGCAGTTGGAGCACCGGACGCCGCGCGCAGTCGGCCGCCGCGACCACCGGGACCGCGTCGGTCACACCGTCGCCCGACACGTGCAGCGGCCGCGCCGGACTGTCGGGCCGCAACAGGTCCCGGGTGGTCGACTCGGCGACCCACGGGGCGGTCAGATAGCGGGCCGAGCCCTTCGACCGGGCCAGCACGACGACGGCGGCCGTGGTGACGTCCGCGTCGTCCGCGCGGGAGAGGGCGAGCGCCGCCGGGGAGTCGCCGTCGGCGTCGGTGTACCGGGCCAGCCGCTCGCCGTCGCTGAACAGGACCACGCCCCGGCCGCCGACATCGCCCGCGTACAACAGCTGCGGACTGCGCGGTGGCGCGTCGGTCGGCGTGCCGGGCGTCGCCGTCACCCGTACGTCCGTCGTGGGCGCCGCCCAGGTGCCCAGCGCGCGGGACAGCAGGTCCTTGTCGTCCGTGCGGCCCCCGCGGGCCGGCCACGCCGTGAAGTCGACGCGGGAGGTGTCCGCCCACTGCTGCGCGTCGGCCCGCACCAGACGGTCGGCGGAGAGATAGCGGGGCGTGGCCGCGCGGGCCGATGCCGTCGACCGCCCGGAGCCGTCGGTGGTCTGCGGCACGATGACCGCGGCCAGGGCCACAGCGGCGGCCGCGCCGGTGAGCCACACGGCCCGCCTGCGCCGGCCGCGGCGCACCAGATCGGTGGGCCGGCTCTGGACCGAGCAGGCGTCGAACTCCTGGGAGCGCAGCAGGGCTTCGGCGGCGGCGCCCGCTGCCGCGTCCAGATCCGCTGCCGCCCGGACGCTCGCCGCGGCGTCGCGCACACCGGCCGCCTCCAGCAGCGCGGCGGTCCGCCGGTCCGGCAGACCGTCGACGCGGCGCAGCACGAACGCGGCACGCGTCGGGGCAGGCGCGTCGGCGAGCGCCTGCCCCAGTGCGATCTCCTCCGCGCCGCCCGCGTGCGGGAACAGCCGCAGCCCCCACACCACGGGCAGCCTCGGCACGAGGGTCCGGGGCGGCGGCAGCGCGCCGGGCCAGCCGGCGGGGCGGTGGGCGGCGGACAGGGCCGCGCGCAGCACCCGTACCCGCAGCGCGTCACCGGTGACGGCGTCGCCGTCCTGCGGACCGCGCGGACGGGGCACGAGCGTGCCGCGCGCCCCGGGCAGCGCCCGTTGCGCGGCTCCGTGGGCCAGCAGCACCCGCCGGTGTCGGGAGAGGGCGGCGGGAAGAGTCAGGTACGCCAGCCGCACCAGCGCCGTGTACTGCGCCACGAGTGCGGCCTCGGCGTGATCCTTGGCTATCCTGGTGCGCTTGATCGGACGGCCGGTTCGAAGAACGGACATGATCGGACCTTTCGGGTCGTTTGACGGTCGTCGACACGTCGGACCACGAGTCGTGTCGACGACCGTCAAACGACCGGAACCCGATGCGGTCACTCGGCCGGCCGATCAGGACTGCCACGCCGGAGTCGGGGTAGCAGCATGGCTGCGGGGCCCTTGCCACACGGGCCGGCCGGCGAGAGAGACATGGATGAGCGAGTACACCGAGTGCATGGGCGGAGAAGTGATCCGATCGGGCTTCGAGGCGTCGGTCGAGCCGCTGCGGCAGGTGACGCACTACACCGGTGAACCGGGTTGCATAGCCGACGCGCGCGCCTTCACCGGCGCGTTCCTGACCCGGCTGCGCCAGGAGTGGTGCGTGGGTCTCGAGGCGCACGTGACCGGTGACGTGATGCTCATCGTGAGCGAACTGGTCACGAACGCGGACCGGCACAGCGCGGGCCCCTACGTCCTGGAGCTGGAGGGCACGGCACGGCACATCGCCGTCACCGTCTACGACAGCAGCGCGGCCGTGCCCCTGCGCTATCCCAAGGACCCGGGGCGCATCGGGGGGCACGGCCTGGAGATCGTGGACGCGCTCGCCGAGGTCACCGTGGAACGGGTGCCCGTCGGCAAGCGCGTACGGGCGGTGCTGTCACTGCCCTCCTGAGGTCCCGCCTCAGACGGCGTCCGCCTCGGCGAGCATCCCGGTCCGCAGCCGCGCGATCAGCTGCTTGATCAGGCGGGACACATGCATCTGCGAGTACCCGAGCCGCTCCCCGATCTCCGCCTGGGTCAGCTCCTCGACGAACCGCAGATGGAGCAGCTGCCGGTCCCGGGAGGGAAGCCTGGCCACCAGCGGGGCGAGCGCCTGGAAGTCCTCGACGAGCTCCATCGCCCCGTCCTCGACGCCGATGAAGTCGGCGAGCACCGACTCGCCGTCCTGTCCGCCGTCGCCGCCGGTCAGCGCCGCGTCCAGGGACGCCGACGTATACCCGTTCGACGCCAGCTGGGCCTCGACGACCTGGGCCTCCGAGATGTCCATCAGCGTGGCCAGTTCGGCGGTGCTGGGCTCCCGGTCCAGACGGCTGCACAGCTCGTCGCGGGCCTTGGCCAGTTCGAGCCGCATCTCCTGGAGCCGGCGCGGCACGTGCACGGCCCAGGTCGTGTCCCGGAAGAAACGCTTGATCTCACCTGTGATGTAGGGCAGCACGAACGAGGTGAACTCGACCTCGCGCGAGATCTCGAACCGGTCGATCGCCTTGATCAGGCCGATCGTGCCGACCTGGACGATGTCCTCGAAGTCGCCCGTGGAGTCCCCGCGGTGCCGGAAGCGGCCGGCCGCGAAGCGGACCAGCGACATGTTCATCTCGATCAGCGTGTTGCGCGTGTACTGGTACTCCGGAGTCCCCTCCTCCAGCTCCGCCAGTCGCCGGAAGAAGTGGCGCGACAGCTCCCGCGCGTCCCGCGGCGCCACCCGGCCGGGGTCGGAGATGTCGTACGCGGATGCCTCACCAACCGTGGTCCGGGTCCTGTGCGCAGTGACGTCCGTCCCGCTCATGGTGGAATCCACCGTCCCTCCCGCGCCGTGAGCCGACGCAACACCCTGTTCCATCATGGTGTTCGGCAGTTACCCGCGAACTCGCCGGTCATGCACATTTGCTCAGGAGGTACGCCATCAACACGGCAGACACAGCAGGGACGGTGCGCGAACTCGCCGCCGCGCTCCCGGACAGCACCCTCGTCACGGACGCGGACGTCCTCGCGTCCCTCGGCCACGACGACGCCGAGTGGGCGCCCGTGGGCAGGCCCCTGGCCGCGGTGCGCGCCACCTCGGCCGACGAGGTCCAGGCCGTCGTCCGGGAGTGCGCGGCCCGGCGGATACCCGTCGTCACCCGGGGCGCGGGCACCGGTCTCTCGGGCGGCGCCAACGCCGTCGACGGCTGCCTCGTCCTCGACGTGTCGCGGATGAACCGCATCCTGGAGATCGACACCGAGAACCTGATCGCCGTCGTCCAGCCCGGAGTCGTCAACAACGACCTGAAGGCCGCCGTCGCCGAGCACGGCCTGTGGTACCCGCCGGACCCGGCCAGCGCCCCCTGGTCCACGATCGGCGGGAACGTCTCGACGAACGCGGGCGGCCTGTGCTGTCTCAAGTACGGCGTCACCCGGGACTACGTCCTCGGGATGGAGGTCGTCATGGGCGGCCCCGCGGGCGAGTACGGCTCCCGCGTCCGGCTCGGCCGGCGCACCACCAAGGGCGTCGCCGGGTACGACCTGACGAGCCTGTTCGTCGGCTCCGAGGGCACCTTCGGGGTCGTCACCGAGATCACGCTGAAGCTGCGGCCAGCCCCGGTGGCGGAGCCCCGCACGGTCGTCGGCGCCTTCGACAGCCTGGTCGCCGCGGGCGCCGCGGTCGCCCTGGTCACGAGCCGCGGCCTGGCCCCGGCCGCCCTCGAACTCCTGGACCGGGCCTGCATGCAGGCGGTGGAGGACTGGAAGCACCTCGGCATCGAACCCGGCGCCGAGGCCATGCTGCTCGCCCGGATCGACGCCCCCGGCGACGCGGGCGCGGCCGAGGCGGACGCCATGGCCGCCGCGTTCCGGGAGGCCGGAGCCCTGTGGGCCGAGCAGTCCACCGACGCCGTCGAGGCCGAGGCCCTGTTCGACGTACGCCGCCTCGCCTATCCGGCGCTGGAACGGCTCGGCCCGGTCCTCACCGAGGACCTGTGCGTGCCCCGCTCCGCCGTGCCCGAGATGCTCGCCACCATCGAGAAGATCGGGCACCGGCACGGCGTGCGCATCGCCACCATCGCGCACGCGGGCGACGGCAACCTCCACCCGCTGCTGATCACCGAGCCCGGCGA is a genomic window containing:
- a CDS encoding ATP-binding protein, whose protein sequence is MSEYTECMGGEVIRSGFEASVEPLRQVTHYTGEPGCIADARAFTGAFLTRLRQEWCVGLEAHVTGDVMLIVSELVTNADRHSAGPYVLELEGTARHIAVTVYDSSAAVPLRYPKDPGRIGGHGLEIVDALAEVTVERVPVGKRVRAVLSLPS
- a CDS encoding FAD-linked oxidase C-terminal domain-containing protein — protein: MRELAAALPDSTLVTDADVLASLGHDDAEWAPVGRPLAAVRATSADEVQAVVRECAARRIPVVTRGAGTGLSGGANAVDGCLVLDVSRMNRILEIDTENLIAVVQPGVVNNDLKAAVAEHGLWYPPDPASAPWSTIGGNVSTNAGGLCCLKYGVTRDYVLGMEVVMGGPAGEYGSRVRLGRRTTKGVAGYDLTSLFVGSEGTFGVVTEITLKLRPAPVAEPRTVVGAFDSLVAAGAAVALVTSRGLAPAALELLDRACMQAVEDWKHLGIEPGAEAMLLARIDAPGDAGAAEADAMAAAFREAGALWAEQSTDAVEAEALFDVRRLAYPALERLGPVLTEDLCVPRSAVPEMLATIEKIGHRHGVRIATIAHAGDGNLHPLLITEPGDEAARVAAQAAFEELLQAAIAAGGTVTGEHGVGLLKRAGMRDELGPSVLSLQRAVKRTLDPLDLFNPGKVVGED
- a CDS encoding SigB/SigF/SigG family RNA polymerase sigma factor; its protein translation is MSGTDVTAHRTRTTVGEASAYDISDPGRVAPRDARELSRHFFRRLAELEEGTPEYQYTRNTLIEMNMSLVRFAAGRFRHRGDSTGDFEDIVQVGTIGLIKAIDRFEISREVEFTSFVLPYITGEIKRFFRDTTWAVHVPRRLQEMRLELAKARDELCSRLDREPSTAELATLMDISEAQVVEAQLASNGYTSASLDAALTGGDGGQDGESVLADFIGVEDGAMELVEDFQALAPLVARLPSRDRQLLHLRFVEELTQAEIGERLGYSQMHVSRLIKQLIARLRTGMLAEADAV